Genomic segment of Amphibacillus xylanus NBRC 15112:
AGATATTATTGTTGAAGTAGCCCTTCAGTATAATAGCGGTTATTCAAGTAATATTTATTCATTTGCAAATAATATTCACACTCATGAAGGTGGTATGCACGAATCTGGTTTTAAAACAGCACTGACTCGTGTGATTAATGATTATGCAAGAAAAACTAAAATTTTCAAAGACAATGATGAGAATTTAACAGGTGATGATGTTAGAGAAGGGATTACAGCAATCGTCTCTATTAAACACCCTGATCCACAGTTTGAAGGACAAACAAAAACTAAGCTTGGTAACAGTGAAGCAAGAACAATTACGGATTCAGCATTTAGTGAAATGTTCTATAAATTCTTAGTAGAAAATCCAGATACAGCAAAAATTATTGTTAATAAGGGTGTCATGGCTTCTCGTGCACGTATGGCTGCGAAAAAGGCGAGAGAATTAACAAGAAGAAAAGGTGCTTTAGAAATTTCAAGTTTACCTGGTAAATTAGCTGACTGTTCATCACGCGATGCATCAATTAGTGAACTCTACATTGTGGAGGGTGACTCAGCGGGTGGTTCAGCAAAACAAGGTAGAGATCGTCATTTCCAAGCGATTTTACCTCTTCGTGGAAAGATTCTTAACGTTGAAAAAGCTAGACTTGACCGAATTTTATCTAACAATGAAATTAGATCAATGATTACGGCAATGGGAACGGGTATAGGCGAAGAATTCGACATTACCAAAGCAAGATATCATAAAGTTGTTATTATGACTGATGCTGATGTTGACGGTGCTCATATTCGGACATTATTGTTAACGTTCTTCTATCGATTTATGCGTCCATTAATTGAAGAAGGATATATTTATATTGCACAACCACCACTTTATAAAGTTCAACAAGGTAAGACGATCAGGTACGCATACGATGATAGTGAATTAGAATTGATTTTAAGAGAATTACCGAAACAACCAAAACCAGGCTTACAGCGATATAAAGGTCTTGGTGAAATGAACGCAGAACAATTATGGGAAACAACAATGGATCCTGAGAATAGAACGTTACTTCAGGTTAAGCTAAATGATGCGATTGAAGCAGATCAAATCTTTGATATGTTAATGGGAGATAAAGTAGAGCCTAGAAGAGAATTTATTCAAGAAAATGCAGTCTATGTGAAAAACCTAGACGTGTGATGTAGTGAGATCATAGTTTTTCAATAAAACAAATGTAAGATTATCAATAAGTAGTACGATTAAGTATTTTGTTATTTTCAAATAGATCAAATAGGTCCTCAGTTTGATAGGAGGTAATTTAATGGCGGATAATCAACGTCCCCAAATTCAAGAAATAAGTATAGGTAAGGAAATGCGGACATCTTTTTTAGATTACGCAATGAGTGTTATCGTATCACGTGCTATTCCAGATGTTCGTGATGGTTTAAAGCCTGTGCAACGTCGAATTCTTTATTCTATGAATGATTTAGGTATGCATGCAGATAAAGCTTATAAGAAATCAGCTAGAATCGTCGGTGATGTAATCGGTAAATATCACCCACATGGTGACTCAGCTGTTTATGAAGCAATGGTAAGAATGGCGCAAGATTTTAGTTATCGCAATATGTTAGTAGATGGTCATGGGAACTTTGGTTCTGTAGATGGTGACCCAGCTGCTGCAATGCGTTACACAGAAGCAAGAATGTCGAAGATTTCAATGGAATTATTAAGAGATATCAACAAAAATACAGTTGATTATCAAGATAACTATGATGGTTCTGAACGTGAGCCAAAAGTTTTACCTGCACGTTTTCCTAATTTACTTGTCAATGGTACTTCGGGAATTGCTGTTGGTATGGCAACAAATATACCACCACATCAATTAGGAGAAACGATTGATGCAATTCTAGCAGTTAGTGAAAATCCTGACATTACAATTGATGAATTAATGGAGAATTATATTTATGGTCCTGATTTCCCTACTGGTGGAATCATATTAGGGCGATCAGGGATTAGAAAAGCATTTGAAACAGGAAGAGGCTCAATTACTATTCGAGCTAAAACAAGAATTGAAGAACAAAAGAATGGAAAATCAACCATTATTGTTAGTGAATTGCCTTATCAAGTGAATAAGGCAAAACTAATTGAAAAAATTGCTGAATTAGTTCGTGATAAGAAAATTGATGGTATCACAGATTTACGTGATGAATCTGACCGTAATGGAATGAGAATTGTGATGGAGCTACGTCGCGATGCCAATCCAAATGTATTATTAAATAACTTATATAAGCAAAC
This window contains:
- the gyrB gene encoding DNA topoisomerase (ATP-hydrolyzing) subunit B is translated as MEDNSLNVQQYDENQIQVLEGLEAVRKRPGMYIGSTSSRGLHHLVWEIVDNSIDEALAGYCDEIQVTIEEDNSITVTDNGRGIPVGIHEKTGRPAVEVIMTELHAGGKFDNSGYKVSGGLHGVGASVVNALSTSLKVYVHRDNNIYYLDFKRGVLNTEIKVIGQTDTTGTKIHFSPDPDIFTETTEFDYETLLYRIRELAFLNKKIKISIEDKRKGKERKQTFYYEGGIKEYVEYMNRSKEVLHETFFAEKEEEDIIVEVALQYNSGYSSNIYSFANNIHTHEGGMHESGFKTALTRVINDYARKTKIFKDNDENLTGDDVREGITAIVSIKHPDPQFEGQTKTKLGNSEARTITDSAFSEMFYKFLVENPDTAKIIVNKGVMASRARMAAKKARELTRRKGALEISSLPGKLADCSSRDASISELYIVEGDSAGGSAKQGRDRHFQAILPLRGKILNVEKARLDRILSNNEIRSMITAMGTGIGEEFDITKARYHKVVIMTDADVDGAHIRTLLLTFFYRFMRPLIEEGYIYIAQPPLYKVQQGKTIRYAYDDSELELILRELPKQPKPGLQRYKGLGEMNAEQLWETTMDPENRTLLQVKLNDAIEADQIFDMLMGDKVEPRREFIQENAVYVKNLDV